The following nucleotide sequence is from Diospyros lotus cultivar Yz01 chromosome 3, ASM1463336v1, whole genome shotgun sequence.
TTAAACACCATCTATAAAGCACtctgttctttttctttacttcaATCTCCACTGTCTCGAATGAAAAAAGTGATACTTGAAAATAtcttatacaaataatttacatttatgttTCTATATTTGtgaattgtttttatttctttcactATTTAAGCATCAGTCAGTtaactatttatttaataatatcttTATTAACCAATTCCATAAGAATAAAGTTTCTTTATCGAGACATTATGTTGCAAGaaattctatatatatgaaataaaacaGAATGCGTTATGCAGCAGAAAGAAACAccatttctttaaattaaatatttgaaccAGAAATAACAATTAAAGTACACAACAGAagtaacagaaaataaaaacagaggATTATGAAATCTTCAAACCCAaggcaaccccccccccccccccccccccccaaaaaaaaaaaaaaaagaactgaaAATCATTCCGAGGATTATGAAtctctctcctttctttttcccaTTACAGATCCAGTTTTAGAATTCAGAGTCTCGAAAGAATCTTGTATGTCATGTAAATTATTATTCTTCGAGTCGGATGGATTCAGTACCATATTGTTATCAGACAATTGGGCAATTTCCGAAGTGCCTTTGGAGACAGGACCTCCTTCATTAGAAGCATCAGCAGGACCTGCCCTGGTGATGCAGAGCCAAGTTCTTGAAGACTCATCACTATGTTCACCAGCTATAGGCACATGCCATGCTCCCTCCTTTGACTCCTGAAATATAGGGTAATGtgtaaatgcaagaagagatgGTAAAGTTGGTTTATCTTTTATTAGCATAAAAAATCCGAATCCCAATTGTCACATGTCAAAGGACTTGCTGCACAATAGTAGTACAACCAATAAAGGCTTCGTAAGCTGAAGCCTAAAATTTGGAAGAAACTATCCATCTTTGGTGAAAAGTCATGAAGACTTCGACGAGCTTCAATATCCAAAAGAGCTGAAAAAAAGGTGTATCTCCAGAAACTGAGAAAGTTTCAGGTATCCTTGAACCTTTGGTGCGGCTACTAAATGAGAACTGATGATTAAAGTGACTAAAGGTCAGCTCTTGCTCATGCAGGCACAAATACATTTAGCTTAGCCCATTAGAAAAGCAGTTCATACATCTGAAAgttatttagtgacagaacaCCTAACAGGGActttaatttgatataaagGGATATTGGCCAGCCAAGCATATGTCATAGGCAAAAAGCATTCTTCAGAAACATGCTCTGCCACCAATATGCAATATGAACCAAATTATGCAATACCAAAATGTAATAGTCCAGATGCAATATGAACCAAATTATGCAATACCTAAATGTAATAGTCCACAATCAATCTCCATTCAACACTGAAAAATAGATATCTATTTGTGTCTATTCAACATAGCAATTTTTACACAAACCATACTGAAACTTATTTATTAAGTTATACCAGGCCATCTGTCCAAAATAGAAAGTTCAAATGGGACAGGTAGAAACCTCAAGTTTCCCTATTACTTAACACTTTATCTCAATTTAAATTGCTTGTTTTAGTCTGTTATTTAATGTCTCAACATCCGTTCCATAAATATTTTACCATATAAGTTCCACACAGCGTATAGATAAGAGATTATGGGTAAACTAGAATCCATGTAACCCCCCACATCATGTTTGTCTAGTTCATCGcaattttcatccattttctcAATCCTTGCTGACAATCCATCAGTCAGTCCTAATCCTTCCATCTGGGTTACAATTTTTTCCTGCCCAGCATATGATCCACATAAATGTCAGCTTCCATGTGTTGCCAAAAGCTGGCAAAGCTAGACTTAATCCATTAAAATTACAGTAAAAGTTTTGGCAGAAGTCCAGAAATGTTAGGACATAGTTTTATGTCAATATGTAAGATTAAAAGACAACATGCATCCTACTAGGGACTGTGAAACTAATGAAACCAAATAGGCATCTGTCACTTTTGCATCCAATGTCAGAATCTGGCTCTAGCATATACAAAAAGTCAGACAAAACTTTGGTCAAGGAACACACAGCAAGATCCTTCACATCAAGTTGAAGTAGCAAAAACAGAGAAACTTAACACGTCAAAATAAGTAAGTAGAACCAACCCGAGAAAACTTAGAACAAACCTGAATGACAACAGAATATGATGGAGGCATATGAAGCTTTAAGTTACCTTTTGCAAAGTTGTACCGAACCTACAAAGTAGGTAGCAACTGAAGTCAATTTTAGAAATGCCACAAACAGAAAGCATCTTCCTTTACAATTACAGATGCAAGTGAGCAAGCATGAGAGGGATTATGATGTGTAATGAGAGATGGAATCTATTAGACTTCCATGATCACAGCCAATAACAGTGGCGCATTGTCATGAAATAGATTATTCTTCTACAGCCAATGAGAGAGGCTTTCCTCTTTGTATCACCTTTATATCTTGACTGATCacgctcccccccccccccccccccacccaaccacacaaaaaaaaaaaaaacaccaaaaagGCAGCCAAGGCcatctaaaaaattaataataataaataaaagattccATTTTGTATAATTACCATAGAAAATAGTAAAGCATGATGTAAATGAGTAGTAACAATAGGGGCTAAATACCAGCCAAACACAAAACCAAATGAGGAGAGAAAGTACATAAATTATAGGGATTTCATGCAAGACATACTTGATGCCTTTCTTTCCACTTCAGGAAGAAGTTTCTGGCTAGGAGTTCAAAAATGTGATCTCGCATTTCATCATTTGTCACAAGCAAACACTTGAGCTTGACAGCTGCATACAGCCAGTACCTACATAAAATTGAAGAACCATCATTAGTATAATCACAAAATAGACATCTTGAACATATGACCAACATGAAAGCCGACTCATAACACTTGTATCATTGAGAACGGGAAAATTCCAGTTTCAAATATGCAAACACGAATGTCATTTGTTTGGGGGCTTTTACCAATCATCATTGGATCCATATGGGGTCCCATAGAGCAGTCCTTGATCCATCCACTCCTGAAGCAACTCCCTATTGGAAGCATTTTCCAGAAGTGTCCTAATCCGTTTACTGTGCAAGATAACAAGTGGCCATTTGTTGCTCCTGTTATGCAATTCCTTCACTGCAGCATCAAGCTGCTCTATTGCAAGTTGAGACAATTCACACACTGAGTTATATTGTATGGTGCGGAAAACAAAGTTCTAAAGGCAACAAAACACCATCGCAAGATGTAATGACCTGAGAAATGCAAAATCCACCATCCGCAAAATTCTGTTGGTAGAGTCCAATATTTGCTCCATCCACTATAGCTTCATATTCAGGATGTTTCTCTAGCCAGTCCTTGAcagattatttaaaaatataaaaacaaagttgaagaatagagagaaatgTTATGATACCGCCAGAAGTACTACAAACACATAGCACAATAAGAGGTGCTTGTTACTGGTCCATTATGGAAcaatatcaaattatcaatgcaacaatgatgATGAAAGCCTGGTCTATGAACTTGAAACAAACATGATATTCAGACACCAACAACTATCATTTCTGGAATGCATGTTTAAGTAGAATAACACTTAGTTAATCAGGGTTCGTCCAAATCAAGATAATCTAAATTCCCATTAATACACCAGACagccaaaattaaactttaacTCCTAGGTGATTTACATCTCCAGATCAGAGGCCAAATACTCCCAATTCATCTAGTTTCAGTGTCCACTGTCCATTAGATAAGACTTAAGTCAGATCTAAAGGTACCTCCAATTGCccatcataaaaaattaacagaaCCCATTTACATAGTTCTTACCtgaaaatttctgaaattagACTGCACCTCCCTTTCCATTGCTAAAGAAGCCACCGACTGGGAAAACTTTTCAGTCTCTGCCCTATCAATATCAACACAATCCAAATGCTGCTCGCAGGAGAGACAGTGGCCCGCTGAATCCACATTGGACCTACGAACAACCCATTTCCCCGTCCCTAGCCACCCCATGCCGTGCCACCCACCTCCATTCCTTAAAATCGCTTCTTTAACGCGACTTTTATCCCAATTCGAAACACCGGTCTCAGCAGCTACTGCTCCACCAAACCAATCCTCAATAATCTCCGCCGTGGATTCACTCACCAACCTCAAGTTAGCTCTCAGCTTGTGGAAATACTGGTAAACCTTCTTCTCATTCCCCGTTTCCACACTAACCTTCAAGAGCGCCGCGAGCTCTAGCTCCTCCGGGTTCACACCGGCGGAAACCATGTGCTCCTCAACATTATACGCCTTCTCGGCCTCCAAATTCTTACAATAGCACACCAATGCCGGATCATATGACCGTAGCCTCGGAGAAGCCCCGTACTTCCCCATACTCTTCACCAGCTCGAACGCGCGGTCTCCGTCGCCCTTCGCGGAAGCCAGCCTCGCTACGGCCGTCATCGTCGCCTCCGTCGGCTTGACCCCATTCGAGAGCATCTGGTCCCATATTCGGAATCCGAATTCGAATGCGGAGTTCTTTGATGAGTTTTCCACCACCTCCGAGGAGTCCGATACGGAGTTGGAGCATATATAGAGAAAAGCATTGAAATGGTATTGGTTGAGGCGAATGTTCTGAGAAACCGCGGAATCGTAGAGAGAAATCGCGCCGGTTAGGTCTTTGTTCTTGGAGCAGATGTCCAGGTCGTGGCGAAACTTGCCTTCAACggtttggttcttcttcttcttcttgtgtttGGAGTGATTTGAGTCAGCGACCTCCATGGATCAGAACTTGAAAGCAAAGGGGTTGCAGAAACCCTAGAATTTGATAAACCCTATGGTCCGAGTATGGGCTTacgggcttgggcttgggcttgacTGACCCAAATAAAACACTATGCTTGCGGGACTAACACTAACAGTATTTTcgtaattttttcttttttggaaaaaagaaaaagttttcaTTAGCAGTATTTCCGGCATTTAATATACACCGAGttattataattctaattatCATGTATTATAGTTAGCtaaaaaagttttataaatttatttatattttttaaaaataaaaaaattgtacttGTCCCGCTTACTATGACTTAAAATCAAGATATTATTAGTAATATCATAACATATATTGagatataatttaatttatattacaaAACTAAACTGTGGgattagagatggcaaatggaCTAGTCAGCCAGAAGAATGCGGGTTATACCAGGCCATTGATTTGTGGCTCGTGACCTGGCCCGATTCACCAAAATGGCCCGTGGATTGGCCTATCAAATGGTCcaaaaaaatagtttggcaAGGCCCCTCAGTAGGGCCTTTGCAAAATTCTAATTAAAGTATATAGCAAGAATAATTGGTTTGAgcttttttttatgtattttagtagtcaattattttctcgttcttcaaattttaatttattttctttaaatcctactaacttaagcatcaaaatGCCATTGAGAACAATTCTAAGAGCAATTCTTGCGGGTACTTATACTGtttgaaagaattaaagaagTTGAGCAAcacttaaatattaatttatttttttaatgttatttaataacTTATTATTCATTTACATCTTGCTATATGTTTGTTATTGAAACCATACTTAAACATTGGAATGCCCTTGGGGTTGTCCTCGATGGTagttttttacaaatatttttagtatatgaAGGAGTTGGGTGCTTTTCAAGGAGagagatattaaaaaatacaaaatcgaCAATtgcatataattatttataaatatattttaaaaaatatttgttacatttgaaaaaaaaaataaaaaaaatatgtttaaaaatttaaaaatcaatggtTTATGGGCTAGCCCAAACAATTAGGCCCACGGGTTGGCCCCGACCCGACTCTCCTTGGCTCATATATTAAGGGTCACAGGGCCATGCCGAGGCCCAATTCTCATTGTCAGACTCGGCCCAGCCCACCTCCCTTGTAGGCCAAATTCGATTCAACCCACCAATTTAGTGGGCCAAATGGGAGGCGGGGCCAGGCCGGCCCATTTGCTATCTCTAGGTGAAATTGAGAAACAGAAGATTATCTTGGCCTTTAAATACTCAAAGCGTGGGAAAGTTTCCTGGAGTTCATTTTTTGAAGTTGCAGTGGCAGAGGCCGTTTCCTTCACTTTCTCGCTCCAAATCCCAATTTTCCCCCCTAAACTCTAATCACTATTTTTCGCTGCGTCCCCGGCCACGGCGGAAGTGCATCCCACACTTGCCGCCGTCGTAGTAGCTGCATCCCAGAGGTTCCTCCATCACCGGTAAGCTCTCTCTCCCCTTGTTTTTTCTGTTATGTTTTAGGTTTCTacgttttttgttttttgtgttttgtgtAGATCTGTCGCTGTTTTAATTATGAGATCAGTAGAATTAATTCCTTTATCAGTTGTAGAtcaatttcttctcattctGAGTTCCGGTCTCTCGTGCTTCTCTCCTCAAACATTTTGGATTACGACGATTATCCCGAAGGTTCATATGACATTTGTTCGTTTCTTGTTTACGGTTCATATCCCGGCTTCTTATCAATTGATtgatcatgtaaattttttatttgtattgttGAATCTGATAATCCTCAAATCATATTATGCTTTCCAGTaaagaaataaatcaaacaaTCCTCAAATCATGCATGGAGATGAATCAGATACTAGTAGAAATATACCAGTTTTCTTTAAAAGAGCAGGAATGGTTCTAACGGTGTCACTTGTGCATAAATATAACAATCTCCTGGTTTTTACTTGCTTTTAAGTAAGTTgtagaagaattcaacaagaaCGTTTACTATGTTCCCTATTTTGGTAATATTCTACTGTCATTTGTAGTCTAAACAAAAGGTTATCCAACATATCGCAATTTTGTACCTTAGTAATTAGTAAAGAATATGTGTGTGTCAACAttggactaataaaaaaaaaaaagacatttctAGAGTAAAAGGTTCTTTCCTTTTGCAATGGTTGGGTGAGAGATTGAGGATTGTTTATATTAAGAGATATTctcattttacaaaaaaaaagaaaaaaaagaaaagaagaaatgactGTCACTATGGAATGAAACAAGTTTAGGAAgagatagaataaaaataagggAAGTTTAATGGGAGACCTTTAGCCAAAGAAATGAGTTGTAAGAGTTTTATAAAAgacaattttataaataaaaataataaataaattataattcataaaaatcttactttaaataatgaaattaagacTTTGCATTCTTCAACCGCATCAATGGGAAGTTTATTAAAGCAAGGCTTGTAGTCATATGCTCAAAATACTTTAGCAGTTAAAAGGGCAGCATTAGTAAATTGGAGTTTTGAAGTATGGGTTcataatttagtttaaattgtTAAATCAAATCGTGTCAACTAGTTTAGTCTGCAGgtttaagttttctttttttcttaaatgatttgatttgaaaattcagGAAAAAACGATATGCGATTTGGTTTtaatttgtcacaaaaaatcaaaattaaattgtaatctGTTTTATATAGTATATCATATTTATCTTATTAGAGAATAACTAAAATCAGTTTATACTGCATTTAAACTTGTAGTTTAGACTgccaaaatgacgtcgttttggcCGTCCTCTTCGCTTTCTCCAATCATCTGTTCCAGCCAAAAGCCCGTTTCCTCTTCTCTTTGTCGGTTGCTGCCTTTAATTAACAGGCTTTGACTACGACCTTCACCGCCCATCGCCATTGGTAGGCCATCTTCCTTTtcccttctttctcttcttttagcTCCCTCTACTCCTGCAGTGCCAAAGcgctctttcttttttttttttttccctcttttctttctcatcctCTTTTTCTCTTCGACCTTTGCTGCCTGCCATTGTCGACTAGCCATTTTTCtattcttctcttcctttttgtcgacgttcggaattgATCGATCGTAGTTCGTTAGCCCGTACTGAGAGAATGAACACAAAtgcaaagagaaaaaataaatacaacaaataataaattacacataggaaagtttttatttgatttggccagaatgatgcctaaTCCACGACTATTATTTGGTTATTTCGGCAAAGTAATAGTATATTATTGTTCATGTTCATATAATGGttttcgacccctatttatagtgtagAGTGTctacaatttgaataaaatctaaaatgaaagaataatattatgaagatattattttcttattagcTTCACAAAATCGGGAATGGATTTCGCATTATCAAGGATCTAGTTTATCTTACATTAGGAAGGTTGAATTTTTCTATAACCGCTTCCAACAAATTCTCCATCTTTTCGTGATGCAAGCTAAGTAGCCTGGCGACGTCTCGCAGCTTAAGACTTTTTGCGATCTGACCTAGTCGAAGCGACCTGTGACCTCGCCATGATATCTTCAACCCGGGACTTATTGGGCTTTTAAGAGAATGGGTCGATCCTCT
It contains:
- the LOC127797914 gene encoding proteinaceous RNase P 2-like isoform X1, with the protein product MEVADSNHSKHKKKKKNQTVEGKFRHDLDICSKNKDLTGAISLYDSAVSQNIRLNQYHFNAFLYICSNSVSDSSEVVENSSKNSAFEFGFRIWDQMLSNGVKPTEATMTAVARLASAKGDGDRAFELVKSMGKYGASPRLRSYDPALVCYCKNLEAEKAYNVEEHMVSAGVNPEELELAALLKVSVETGNEKKVYQYFHKLRANLRLVSESTAEIIEDWFGGAVAAETGVSNWDKSRVKEAILRNGGGWHGMGWLGTGKWVVRRSNVDSAGHCLSCEQHLDCVDIDRAETEKFSQSVASLAMEREVQSNFRNFQDWLEKHPEYEAIVDGANIGLYQQNFADGGFCISQLDAAVKELHNRSNKWPLVILHSKRIRTLLENASNRELLQEWMDQGLLYGTPYGSNDDWYWLYAAVKLKCLLVTNDEMRDHIFELLARNFFLKWKERHQVRYNFAKGNLKLHMPPSYSVVIQESKEGAWHVPIAGEHSDESSRTWLCITRAGPADASNEGGPVSKGTSEIAQLSDNNMVLNPSDSKNNNLHDIQDSFETLNSKTGSVMGKRKERDS
- the LOC127797914 gene encoding proteinaceous RNase P 2-like isoform X2; its protein translation is MEVADSNHSKHKKKKKNQTVEGKFRHDLDICSKNKDLTGAISLYDSAVSQNIRLNQYHFNAFLYICSNSVSDSSEVVENSSKNSAFEFGFRIWDQMLSNGVKPTEATMTAVARLASAKGDGDRAFELVKSMGKYGASPRLRSYDPALVCYCKNLEAEKAYNVEEHMVSAGVNPEELELAALLKVSVETGNEKKVYQYFHKLRANLRLVSESTAEIIEDWFGGAVAAETGVSNWDKSRVKEAILRNGGGWHGMGWLGTGKWVVRRSNVDSAGHCLSCEQHLDCVDIDRAETEKFSQSVASLAMEREVQSNFRNFQDWLEKHPEYEAIVDGANIGLYQQNFADGGFCISQLDAAVKELHNRSNKWPLVILHSKRIRTLLENASNRELLQEWMDQGLLYGTPYGSNDDWYWLYAAVKLKCLLVTNDEMRDHIFELLARNFFLKWKERHQVRYNFAKGVKGGSMACAYSW